The following coding sequences lie in one Streptomyces sp. NBC_00510 genomic window:
- a CDS encoding potassium channel family protein: MPMDDERRLREWERRGSVPLSIASLVFLVTYAVRVLVPDLPPEWSDLLLTITIVTWGLFVLDYLVRVAVAPHRWSYVRRRWLDLVVVVLPLLRPLRLLQIYGRVQDLHKQPRFSLEARVMGYAGLSALLLGFAASLQVYADEHDAPGAQIRTYGQSVWWLCSTITTTGYGDLVPVTVRGRVIAVGVMFLGVVLIGAVVGSFSAWLTQSFRRADERPDAGRPPEG; the protein is encoded by the coding sequence ATGCCCATGGATGACGAGCGGCGGCTGCGGGAGTGGGAGCGTCGGGGCAGTGTGCCGCTGTCCATCGCGTCCCTGGTGTTCCTCGTCACGTACGCGGTGCGTGTGCTCGTCCCGGACCTGCCGCCCGAATGGTCCGACCTGCTGCTGACGATCACCATCGTGACCTGGGGACTCTTCGTGCTGGACTACCTGGTCCGGGTGGCCGTCGCACCGCACCGCTGGAGTTACGTCCGCCGCCGCTGGCTCGACCTGGTCGTGGTCGTCCTGCCGCTGCTGCGCCCGCTGCGTCTGCTGCAGATCTACGGGAGGGTCCAGGACCTCCACAAGCAGCCGCGGTTCTCCCTGGAGGCCCGGGTGATGGGGTACGCGGGGCTCAGCGCGCTGCTCCTCGGCTTCGCGGCGAGCCTGCAGGTGTACGCGGACGAGCACGACGCGCCCGGCGCGCAGATCCGCACCTACGGCCAGTCGGTGTGGTGGCTGTGCTCCACGATCACCACGACCGGGTACGGCGACCTCGTGCCGGTGACGGTGCGCGGACGGGTGATCGCGGTGGGCGTGATGTTCCTGGGCGTCGTCCTGATCGGCGCGGTCGTCGGGTCGTTCTCGGCCTGGCTCACCCAGAGCTTCCGCCGTGCCGACGAGCGGCCGGACGCGGGCAGGCCCCCGGAGGGCTGA
- a CDS encoding HIT domain-containing protein — MLQGMTSEPELQNGVGTQDAFQRLWTPHRMAYIQGENKPTGPGAGDGCPFCAIPEMSDEDGLVIARGDAVYAVLNLYPYNGGHLMVVPYRHVADYTDLDGPETVELAEFTKRAMGALRSASGAHGFNIGMNQGTVAGAGIAAHLHQHVVPRWGGDTNFMPVVGHTKVLPQLLADTRKMLADAWPAG, encoded by the coding sequence ATGCTGCAAGGCATGACGAGTGAGCCGGAACTGCAGAACGGAGTCGGGACGCAGGACGCGTTCCAGCGCCTGTGGACGCCGCACCGCATGGCGTACATCCAGGGCGAGAACAAGCCGACCGGCCCCGGGGCCGGCGACGGCTGTCCCTTCTGTGCGATTCCGGAGATGAGCGACGAGGACGGGCTGGTCATCGCGCGCGGCGACGCCGTCTACGCGGTCCTCAACCTCTACCCGTACAACGGCGGCCACCTGATGGTGGTGCCCTACCGTCACGTCGCGGACTACACCGACCTCGACGGGCCGGAGACCGTCGAGCTCGCCGAGTTCACCAAGCGCGCCATGGGCGCGCTTCGCTCGGCCTCGGGCGCGCACGGCTTCAACATCGGCATGAACCAGGGCACCGTGGCGGGCGCCGGGATCGCCGCGCACCTGCACCAGCACGTGGTGCCGCGCTGGGGCGGCGACACCAACTTCATGCCGGTGGTCGGCCACACCAAGGTGCTGCCGCAGCTCCTCGCCGACACCCGCAAGATGCTCGCCGACGCCTGGCCGGCCGGCTGA
- the thrS gene encoding threonine--tRNA ligase, which produces MSDVRVIIKRDSDEQEERLVTTGTTAAELFDGDRTVVAARVGGQLKDLAYEVADGDEVEPVGIASEDGLNILRHSTAHVMAQAVQELFPEAKLGIGPPIKDGFYYDFDVEKPFHPDDLKRIEKKMQEIVKRGQRFSRRAVGDDAAREELADEPYKLELIGLKGSAAEAAEGASAEVGAGELTIYDNLDAKTGELCWKDLCRGPHLPSTRFVPAFKLMRSAAAYWRGSEKNKQLQRIYGTAWPSKDELKEYLDFLVEAEKRDHRKLGSELDLFSIPEQIGSGLAVFHPKGGIVRRVMEDYSRRRHEEEGYEFVYTPHATKGKLFETSGHLDWYADGMYPPMQLDEGVDYYLKPMNCPMHNLIFDARGRSYRELPLRLFEFGTVYRYEKSGVVHGLTRARGFTQDDAHIYCTKEQMADELDKTLTFVLNLLRDYGLTDFYLELSTKDPEKFVGSDEIWEEATETLRQVAEKQGLPLVPDPGGAAFYGPKISVQAKDAIGRTWQMSTVQLDFNLPERFDLEYTAADGTKQRPVMIHRALFGSIERFFAVLLEHYAGAFPAWLAPVQAVGIPIGDAHVSYLQEFAAEAKRKGLRVEVDASADRMQKKIRNAQRSKVPFMVIVGDEDMAAGSVSFRYRDGSQKNGIPRDEAIAEIAKAVEDRVQV; this is translated from the coding sequence GTGTCAGACGTCCGTGTGATCATCAAGCGCGATTCCGATGAGCAGGAAGAGCGGCTGGTCACGACGGGCACGACGGCCGCCGAGCTCTTCGACGGCGACCGCACCGTCGTCGCCGCGCGGGTCGGGGGCCAGCTGAAGGACCTCGCCTACGAGGTCGCCGACGGCGACGAGGTCGAGCCCGTCGGGATCGCCAGCGAGGACGGCCTCAACATCCTGCGCCACTCCACCGCGCACGTGATGGCCCAGGCCGTGCAGGAGCTCTTCCCGGAGGCCAAGCTCGGCATCGGCCCGCCGATCAAGGACGGTTTCTACTACGACTTCGACGTCGAGAAGCCCTTCCACCCCGACGACCTCAAGCGCATCGAGAAGAAGATGCAGGAGATCGTCAAGCGCGGCCAGCGCTTCTCCCGCCGTGCCGTCGGCGACGACGCGGCCCGCGAGGAACTCGCCGACGAGCCGTACAAGCTGGAGCTGATCGGCCTCAAGGGCTCCGCAGCCGAGGCCGCCGAGGGCGCCTCCGCGGAGGTCGGTGCCGGCGAGCTGACCATCTACGACAACCTGGACGCCAAGACCGGCGAGCTGTGCTGGAAGGACCTCTGCCGCGGTCCGCACCTGCCCAGCACCAGGTTCGTCCCGGCGTTCAAGCTGATGCGCTCGGCCGCCGCCTACTGGCGCGGCAGCGAGAAGAACAAGCAGCTGCAGCGCATCTACGGCACCGCCTGGCCGTCCAAGGACGAGCTCAAGGAGTACCTGGACTTCCTCGTCGAGGCCGAGAAGCGCGACCACCGCAAGCTCGGCTCCGAGCTCGACCTGTTCTCCATCCCGGAGCAGATCGGCTCGGGCCTGGCGGTCTTCCACCCCAAGGGCGGCATCGTCCGCCGGGTCATGGAGGACTACTCGCGCCGCCGGCACGAGGAGGAGGGGTACGAGTTCGTCTACACCCCGCACGCCACCAAGGGGAAGCTCTTCGAGACCTCGGGCCACCTGGACTGGTACGCCGACGGCATGTACCCGCCCATGCAGCTCGACGAGGGTGTGGACTACTACCTCAAGCCCATGAACTGCCCGATGCACAACCTGATCTTCGACGCGCGCGGCCGCTCGTACCGTGAACTGCCGCTGCGCCTGTTCGAGTTCGGCACCGTGTACCGGTACGAGAAGTCGGGTGTCGTGCACGGCCTCACCCGTGCCCGCGGCTTCACCCAGGACGACGCGCACATCTACTGCACCAAGGAGCAGATGGCGGACGAGCTCGACAAGACGCTCACCTTCGTCCTCAACCTGCTGCGCGACTACGGCCTGACCGACTTCTACCTGGAGCTGTCCACCAAGGACCCGGAGAAGTTCGTCGGCTCCGACGAGATCTGGGAGGAGGCCACCGAGACGCTGCGGCAGGTGGCCGAGAAGCAGGGCCTCCCGCTCGTCCCCGACCCGGGCGGCGCCGCGTTCTACGGTCCGAAGATCTCCGTCCAGGCCAAGGACGCCATCGGCCGCACCTGGCAGATGTCGACCGTGCAGCTCGACTTCAACCTGCCCGAGCGCTTCGACCTGGAGTACACGGCGGCCGACGGCACCAAGCAGCGCCCGGTCATGATCCACCGCGCGCTCTTCGGTTCCATCGAGCGCTTCTTCGCGGTGCTGCTCGAGCACTACGCGGGCGCCTTCCCGGCGTGGCTGGCCCCCGTCCAGGCGGTCGGCATCCCGATCGGCGACGCGCACGTGTCCTACCTGCAGGAGTTCGCCGCCGAGGCGAAGAGGAAGGGCCTGCGCGTGGAGGTGGACGCCTCCGCCGACCGGATGCAGAAGAAGATCCGCAACGCACAGCGCAGCAAGGTGCCGTTCATGGTCATCGTCGGCGACGAGGACATGGCGGCGGGCTCGGTCTCCTTCCGCTACCGGGACGGCTCGCAGAAGAACGGCATCCCGCGCGACGAGGCGATCGCCGAGATCGCCAAGGCCGTCGAGGACCGCGTCCAGGTCTGA